In Streptomyces sp. NBC_00306, a single genomic region encodes these proteins:
- a CDS encoding oxidoreductase: protein MTTETITAAASGSWTLGDRVVHRMGFGAMRLTQEGEAFAADARPSDRGRAISVLRRAVDLGVNHIDTAAFYFSALRSANELINRALAPYSDDLVIVTKVGPGRGPSGSWLSHATPQQLRGQVEENLRQLGRDHLDVVNLRIVGTDSIAERFGALAELREAGLIRHLGLSNIRPHHLAEAQAIAPVVCVQNMYGIGASPEQEALLRTCGEQGIAFVPFYSIAGTGREAGVTTDETPQVHTIARAHGVSAAQIRLAWTLHRGPHVLAIPGTGNPDHLTQNVAAGALALSDDELTALDSLHRVA, encoded by the coding sequence ATGACAACGGAGACGATCACCGCAGCGGCATCGGGCAGTTGGACACTCGGGGACCGTGTGGTCCACCGGATGGGGTTCGGCGCGATGCGCCTGACACAGGAGGGCGAGGCGTTCGCGGCCGATGCCCGCCCGAGCGACCGTGGGCGTGCGATCAGCGTGCTGCGCCGCGCGGTCGACCTCGGGGTGAACCACATCGACACCGCCGCCTTCTACTTCTCGGCGCTGCGCTCCGCCAACGAACTGATCAACCGGGCGCTCGCCCCCTACAGCGACGATCTCGTCATCGTCACCAAGGTCGGGCCGGGCCGGGGCCCGTCGGGCTCATGGCTGTCCCATGCCACCCCGCAGCAGCTCCGCGGCCAGGTCGAGGAGAATCTGCGCCAGCTCGGCCGCGACCACCTGGACGTGGTGAACCTGCGCATCGTGGGGACCGATTCGATCGCCGAACGTTTCGGTGCCCTCGCCGAGCTGCGCGAGGCGGGGCTCATCCGCCACCTGGGCCTGTCCAACATCCGCCCTCATCACCTTGCCGAGGCTCAGGCCATCGCACCGGTGGTCTGCGTCCAGAACATGTACGGCATCGGCGCGTCGCCCGAACAGGAAGCGCTCCTGCGTACCTGTGGTGAACAAGGCATCGCCTTTGTGCCGTTCTACTCGATCGCCGGTACGGGCCGCGAGGCCGGCGTGACCACCGACGAGACCCCGCAGGTCCACACCATCGCCCGCGCCCACGGTGTGAGCGCGGCGCAGATCCGGCTGGCGTGGACGCTGCACCGCGGCCCCCATGTGCTGGCCATCCCCGGTACCGGCAACCCCGACCACCTGACCCAGAACGTGGCCGCCGGAGCCCTGGCTCTGTCCGACGACGAACTCACCGCCCTGGACTCCCTGCACCGCGTAGCGTGA
- a CDS encoding ATP-binding protein, producing MSGRQGGAGAGAGGHGGDPGAEAATGRLRRRLGCADLRAVPEVRQVLRELLHHWQGSDRAHVAELLTSELVTNALIHTDHGAVVTATVASTTLRVEVRDFMAGLPVPSHPEVHLGTHGRGLMLVQSLADAWGVRTHSMGKVVWFELHERPA from the coding sequence ATGAGTGGGCGTCAGGGAGGAGCCGGAGCCGGTGCGGGTGGGCACGGCGGCGATCCGGGAGCGGAGGCGGCGACGGGCCGGCTGCGGCGGCGATTGGGCTGCGCCGACCTCAGAGCCGTCCCCGAAGTCCGGCAGGTATTACGGGAGTTGCTGCACCACTGGCAGGGGTCCGACAGAGCGCATGTCGCGGAACTGCTGACGAGCGAGCTGGTGACCAACGCGCTGATCCACACCGATCACGGCGCCGTGGTGACGGCGACCGTGGCATCCACCACCCTGCGGGTGGAGGTGCGTGACTTCATGGCGGGACTGCCCGTGCCGAGCCACCCCGAAGTCCATCTCGGGACCCACGGACGGGGCTTGATGCTGGTGCAGAGCCTCGCGGACGCCTGGGGCGTACGGACGCACAGCATGGGCAAGGTGGTCTGGTTCGAGCTGCACGAAAGGCCGGCCTGA
- a CDS encoding DUF2637 domain-containing protein, with amino-acid sequence MRLTDISLNWLLPAGVMLVGVLVAVAVVARGKRAAGHAAAEDSWERSEERRRRKEAVYGTASYVLLFCCAAVAAALSFHGLVGFGQQNLNLSGGWEYLVPFGLDGAAMFCSVLAVREASHGDAALGSRLLVWTFAGAAAWFNWVHAPRGLGHAGAPQFFAGMSLSAAVLFDRALKQTRRAALREQGLVPRPLPQIRIVRWLRAPRETFGAWSLMLLEGVRTLDEAVEEVREDRREKEQNRLRRRDREKLERARIRAFNRQHRAWGRSRTGREPELAALGAAGGPALGAGSASAPAVTGGSGSVAEPAITEPGQLPLRSRPSLQAVRTDGTEPRTVDLTAEDDTQALPRLDSLERKLKDLEQQFG; translated from the coding sequence ATGAGACTGACCGACATATCGCTGAACTGGCTGCTTCCCGCCGGAGTGATGCTGGTGGGAGTCCTGGTCGCGGTGGCGGTCGTCGCGCGCGGCAAGCGGGCCGCCGGGCACGCTGCGGCCGAGGACTCCTGGGAACGCAGCGAGGAACGCCGCCGGCGCAAGGAAGCCGTGTACGGCACCGCCTCCTACGTATTGCTGTTCTGCTGCGCCGCGGTGGCCGCCGCCCTCTCCTTCCACGGACTGGTCGGCTTCGGCCAGCAGAATCTGAACCTGTCCGGGGGCTGGGAGTACCTCGTCCCCTTCGGCCTCGACGGTGCGGCCATGTTCTGTTCCGTCCTCGCCGTGCGCGAGGCCAGTCACGGTGACGCGGCCCTGGGCTCACGGCTGCTGGTGTGGACCTTCGCGGGCGCGGCGGCCTGGTTCAACTGGGTCCACGCACCACGGGGTCTGGGCCATGCCGGCGCACCGCAGTTCTTCGCCGGCATGTCCCTCTCGGCCGCGGTCCTGTTCGACCGCGCGCTCAAGCAGACACGTCGGGCAGCACTGCGCGAACAGGGCCTGGTGCCCCGTCCGCTGCCGCAGATCCGGATCGTCCGCTGGCTGCGCGCCCCCCGGGAGACCTTCGGCGCCTGGTCGCTGATGCTGCTGGAAGGCGTACGCACCCTGGACGAGGCGGTGGAGGAGGTACGCGAGGACCGGCGCGAGAAGGAACAGAACCGTCTGCGCAGGCGGGACCGGGAGAAGCTGGAGCGGGCGCGCATCAGGGCGTTCAACCGACAGCACCGGGCCTGGGGCCGCAGTCGCACCGGCCGCGAGCCGGAGCTGGCCGCCCTCGGAGCGGCGGGCGGACCCGCGCTCGGTGCCGGCTCGGCCTCCGCACCGGCCGTCACCGGCGGATCGGGGTCCGTCGCGGAGCCTGCCATAACGGAGCCGGGACAGCTGCCGCTGCGTTCCCGGCCCTCCCTCCAGGCCGTCCGCACGGACGGCACTGAGCCCCGCACGGTCGACCTCACCGCCGAGGACGACACCCAGGCGCTGCCGCGGCTGGACTCGCTGGAGCGCAAACTCAAGGATCTGGAGCAGCAGTTCGGCTGA
- a CDS encoding (2Fe-2S)-binding protein, whose product MAVPALLPSLTSPVEDAYTRLSEVFSGLRVRELKDGEQSPVGGGWVGASDLAHGGPALDAFLAWDNAQVLRDYGQQARPDVIASFGLHRYAWPACLLITVPWFLHRRVPRVPPEHVSFQRVLGHMTVRVTEFACLPGDPAAALPGARVVPDEDALRDEVRAAVAGHLGPVLEGFGPRMRRGKRALWGMATDEVVESLWYIAGLFGEEQRAMTELDLLLPGTTKPYVGTPGFRVLTGPAGEELPTRDRASCCLFYTLRPDETCGTCPRTCDADRITRLLADA is encoded by the coding sequence ATGGCCGTTCCCGCACTTCTGCCCTCCCTGACCTCGCCCGTCGAGGACGCGTACACGCGCCTCTCCGAGGTCTTCTCCGGGTTGCGCGTGCGCGAGCTGAAGGACGGCGAACAGTCCCCCGTCGGAGGCGGCTGGGTCGGTGCGAGTGATCTCGCACACGGCGGGCCCGCGCTCGACGCCTTCCTGGCGTGGGACAACGCGCAGGTGCTGCGCGACTACGGACAGCAGGCGCGGCCCGACGTGATCGCCAGCTTCGGACTCCACCGCTACGCCTGGCCCGCCTGCCTGCTGATCACCGTGCCCTGGTTCCTGCACCGCCGGGTTCCCCGGGTGCCGCCCGAGCACGTGTCCTTCCAGCGGGTGCTGGGGCACATGACGGTCCGCGTGACCGAGTTCGCCTGTCTGCCGGGGGACCCCGCGGCCGCGCTGCCCGGCGCCCGGGTCGTGCCGGACGAGGATGCCCTGCGCGACGAGGTGCGGGCCGCCGTCGCCGGGCATCTCGGGCCCGTCCTGGAAGGCTTCGGGCCGCGGATGCGGCGCGGGAAGCGGGCCCTGTGGGGCATGGCGACCGACGAGGTCGTCGAGAGCCTCTGGTACATCGCGGGCCTGTTCGGTGAGGAACAGCGCGCCATGACCGAACTGGACCTGCTGCTGCCGGGCACCACCAAGCCGTATGTCGGCACCCCCGGCTTCCGGGTGCTCACCGGGCCCGCGGGCGAGGAACTGCCGACCCGGGACCGGGCGAGCTGCTGCCTGTTCTACACACTGCGTCCGGACGAGACGTGCGGGACCTGTCCGCGCACGTGTGACGCCGACAGGATCACCCGGCTGCTGGCCGACGCCTGA
- a CDS encoding GntR family transcriptional regulator, whose translation MEQARARDAATSQPHASVRIPGQQGPEGRPASHSSPRVPEQARGEHTHSEPPAAHTVRRHSVRGQILDALRTALVDGELMPGTVYSAPALGERFGVSATPVREAMQQLAVEGAVEVVPNRGFRVIVRSPRELAELAEVRALIEIPVMLRLARTVPTARWSELRPLADATAAAAAVGDRAAYADTDRAFHRAVLSLSGNHQLVMVAEDLHRRSQWPLSTSLVSRRADLVADAAEHMALLEALIAQDLTVVRSLVREHFTGADG comes from the coding sequence GTGGAGCAGGCCCGAGCGCGCGACGCCGCGACCTCGCAGCCCCACGCCTCGGTGCGCATCCCCGGCCAGCAGGGACCCGAGGGCCGCCCCGCGTCCCACTCCTCGCCCCGTGTCCCGGAGCAGGCCCGCGGCGAGCACACCCACAGCGAGCCGCCGGCCGCGCACACGGTCCGGCGTCACTCCGTCCGCGGTCAGATACTCGACGCGCTGCGCACCGCGCTCGTCGACGGGGAACTGATGCCCGGCACCGTGTACTCGGCTCCGGCCCTCGGCGAACGGTTCGGCGTCTCGGCCACCCCGGTCCGGGAGGCGATGCAGCAACTGGCGGTCGAGGGCGCCGTCGAGGTCGTGCCCAACCGCGGGTTTCGCGTCATCGTGCGCTCCCCGCGCGAACTCGCCGAACTGGCCGAGGTCCGCGCCCTGATCGAGATCCCCGTCATGCTGCGGCTGGCACGTACGGTGCCCACCGCGCGCTGGTCCGAGCTGCGTCCGCTCGCGGACGCGACCGCAGCGGCGGCGGCCGTCGGCGACCGCGCGGCCTACGCGGACACGGACCGTGCCTTCCACCGTGCCGTCCTGTCCCTGTCGGGCAATCACCAGCTGGTGATGGTCGCCGAGGACCTCCACCGCCGCTCCCAGTGGCCGCTGTCGACCTCCCTGGTCAGCCGCCGGGCCGATCTGGTCGCGGACGCGGCGGAACACATGGCCCTCCTGGAGGCCCTGATCGCCCAGGACCTGACCGTGGTGCGGTCGCTGGTGCGGGAGCACTTCACCGGCGCGGACGGCTGA
- a CDS encoding protein-tyrosine phosphatase family protein produces MRTRRREGDVPEPRSRWDEITTGLWMGGHVWADGEQGHQDVVVDREFDLVISLYTREGHGPSPGVEHRVVPIPDDWLTAEEIDRVRRIAEVAADAVRGRRRVLVRCYSGYNRSGLVAAQTLIELGHDAPGAIDRVRLRRSPWALHNRAFEEYLLTGLDVASLLTGLEPPAS; encoded by the coding sequence GTGAGAACGCGGCGCAGGGAAGGGGACGTTCCGGAGCCGCGGTCCCGGTGGGACGAGATCACGACGGGCCTGTGGATGGGCGGCCATGTCTGGGCGGACGGGGAGCAGGGCCACCAGGACGTGGTCGTGGACCGCGAGTTCGACCTGGTGATCAGCCTCTACACCCGCGAGGGCCATGGCCCGTCCCCGGGTGTGGAGCACCGGGTCGTACCGATCCCGGACGACTGGCTCACCGCGGAGGAGATCGACCGCGTACGCCGGATCGCGGAGGTCGCGGCCGACGCGGTCCGCGGCCGGCGGCGGGTGCTGGTGCGCTGTTACTCCGGATACAACCGGTCGGGGCTGGTGGCCGCGCAGACGCTGATCGAGCTGGGCCACGACGCACCCGGGGCGATCGACCGGGTCAGGCTGCGGCGCTCACCGTGGGCGCTGCACAACCGGGCCTTCGAGGAGTACCTGCTGACGGGTCTCGACGTGGCGTCACTGCTGACCGGGCTGGAGCCACCGGCTTCCTGA
- a CDS encoding PucR family transcriptional regulator, translating to MRLRALLENDALGLRLLGGEDELDRGVRGVMTTDLKDPSRYLSGGELVLTGLAWRHSAEDSEPFVRILAGAGVAGLAAGEAEMGDIPDDLAAACSRHRLPLFAVNESVAFATITEYVVRQVSGERAGDLAAVVDRHRRLMTSGPAGGGPEVVLDLLGSDLDLHAWVLSPTGRQIAGAGDELPASVSATLAGEHLAATRTGRRGPHRATLGGTTYSLFPIRNTGRGAAPASRDVRESVLSDWLLAVEADAGDWPAARLDLLQGVTQLIAVERDRREAARTVRRRLAQEVLELVQTGAAPAEIAARLRVAAPVLLPGLGAAPHWQVVVARVDWDQESTGQPGSAATAIEAGPVAQSLLEEILVDPTAPGPDSSDRIAVAHTGDEAIALVPLPAVSTDPDAEDAKATDEGLHADALLSSVRDPLSAGLADDGRLTLGVSAAVSSAEGLRGALEEARHARRVAAARPGRVCAAGHHELASHVLLLPFVPDDVRRAFTARLLDPLRDYDRRHRAELIPTLEAFLDCDGSWTRCATRLHLHVNTLRYRVGRIEQLTGRDLSRLEDKLDFFLALRMS from the coding sequence ATGCGGCTGCGCGCACTGCTGGAGAACGACGCGCTGGGGCTGCGGCTGCTCGGCGGCGAGGACGAACTCGACCGCGGCGTACGCGGCGTGATGACGACGGACCTCAAGGACCCGAGCCGCTATCTCTCGGGCGGCGAGCTGGTGCTGACCGGCCTGGCGTGGCGGCATTCGGCGGAGGACTCGGAGCCTTTCGTACGGATCCTCGCGGGCGCGGGGGTCGCGGGGCTGGCTGCGGGCGAGGCCGAGATGGGCGACATCCCGGACGATCTGGCGGCGGCGTGTTCGCGCCATCGCCTCCCTTTGTTTGCAGTCAATGAATCCGTTGCATTCGCAACCATCACGGAATATGTCGTCCGCCAGGTCTCCGGCGAGCGGGCCGGCGACCTGGCCGCCGTCGTAGACAGGCACAGAAGGCTGATGACCTCCGGCCCGGCCGGCGGCGGACCGGAGGTCGTCCTCGATCTGCTCGGCTCCGACCTGGACCTTCATGCCTGGGTCCTCTCCCCCACCGGCCGCCAGATCGCGGGCGCGGGCGACGAGCTCCCCGCTTCCGTGAGCGCCACTCTTGCGGGTGAACATCTGGCCGCGACCCGCACGGGACGCCGTGGACCGCACCGGGCGACACTCGGCGGTACGACGTACTCGCTCTTCCCGATCCGGAACACCGGCCGCGGAGCAGCGCCCGCGTCCCGGGATGTCCGCGAGAGCGTCCTGTCCGACTGGCTGCTGGCCGTGGAGGCCGACGCGGGCGACTGGCCCGCCGCACGGCTGGACCTGCTCCAGGGCGTGACCCAGCTGATCGCCGTCGAGCGGGACCGCCGCGAGGCGGCCCGGACGGTACGGCGGCGGCTCGCCCAGGAGGTTCTGGAACTGGTCCAGACGGGTGCCGCGCCCGCCGAGATCGCGGCGCGTCTGCGGGTGGCGGCGCCCGTGCTGCTGCCCGGCCTCGGCGCCGCCCCCCACTGGCAGGTCGTGGTGGCCCGGGTGGACTGGGACCAGGAGTCCACGGGCCAGCCGGGTTCGGCGGCCACGGCGATCGAGGCCGGCCCGGTCGCCCAGTCCCTGCTGGAAGAGATCCTGGTCGACCCCACGGCCCCGGGACCCGACTCGTCGGACCGGATCGCGGTGGCCCATACGGGTGACGAGGCGATCGCCCTGGTACCGCTGCCCGCCGTATCCACGGACCCCGACGCGGAAGACGCCAAGGCCACCGACGAGGGCCTGCACGCGGACGCCCTGCTGTCGTCCGTACGCGACCCCCTGTCGGCCGGCCTCGCGGACGACGGGCGCCTGACGCTGGGCGTGAGCGCGGCGGTCAGCTCGGCGGAGGGACTGCGCGGCGCCCTGGAGGAGGCCCGGCACGCCCGCCGGGTGGCGGCGGCGCGCCCCGGCCGGGTGTGCGCGGCGGGTCACCACGAGCTGGCGTCGCACGTCCTGCTGCTGCCGTTCGTCCCGGACGACGTACGGCGCGCGTTCACGGCCAGGCTCCTCGACCCGCTGCGGGACTACGACCGCCGCCACCGCGCGGAGCTGATCCCGACGCTGGAGGCGTTCCTCGACTGCGACGGCTCCTGGACCCGCTGTGCGACCCGCCTCCATCTGCACGTGAACACGCTGCGATACCGGGTGGGCCGCATCGAACAACTGACGGGTCGTGACCTGTCGCGCCTCGAGGACAAGCTGGACTTCTTCCTGGCGCTGCGGATGAGCTGA
- a CDS encoding FAD binding domain-containing protein, producing the protein MDFLRPASWEEALAAKAEHPTAVPIAGGTDVMVEINFDHRRPEYLLDLNRIGELCEWEVGEENVRLGASVPYTQIMEQLRSELPGLALASHTVASPQIRNRGGVGGNLGTASPAGDAHPALLAAGAEVEVESVRGSRLIPIDAFYTGVKRNAMAADELIRAVHIKKADGPQQYSKVGTRNAMVIAVCAFGLALHPETRTVRTGIGSAAPTPVRATAAEEFLNAALEEGGFWDSKKIITPSVAKQFAQLASGACNPIDDVRGTANYRRHAVGIMARRTLGWTWESYRGNGRSTEGVA; encoded by the coding sequence ATGGACTTCCTTCGCCCCGCCAGCTGGGAGGAGGCGCTCGCCGCCAAGGCAGAGCACCCCACCGCTGTACCCATTGCGGGTGGCACCGATGTGATGGTCGAGATCAACTTCGACCACCGCCGGCCCGAGTACCTCCTGGACCTGAACCGCATCGGTGAGCTGTGCGAGTGGGAGGTGGGCGAGGAGAACGTCCGCCTGGGCGCCTCCGTCCCGTACACGCAGATCATGGAGCAGCTGCGCTCAGAGCTGCCGGGACTGGCCCTCGCCTCGCACACCGTGGCCTCCCCGCAGATCCGCAACCGCGGCGGCGTCGGCGGCAACCTCGGCACCGCCTCCCCGGCCGGCGACGCCCACCCGGCGCTGCTCGCCGCGGGCGCCGAGGTCGAGGTGGAGTCGGTGCGCGGAAGCCGCCTGATCCCCATCGACGCCTTCTACACGGGCGTGAAGCGCAACGCGATGGCCGCGGACGAGCTGATCCGCGCCGTGCACATCAAGAAGGCCGACGGGCCGCAGCAGTACTCCAAGGTCGGCACCCGCAACGCGATGGTGATCGCGGTCTGCGCGTTCGGTCTGGCCCTGCACCCCGAGACCCGCACGGTCCGTACCGGCATCGGTTCGGCCGCGCCCACCCCGGTCCGGGCGACGGCGGCCGAAGAGTTCCTCAACGCCGCGCTCGAAGAGGGCGGCTTCTGGGACAGCAAGAAGATCATCACCCCGTCCGTCGCCAAGCAGTTCGCCCAGCTCGCCTCCGGCGCCTGCAACCCGATCGACGACGTTCGCGGCACCGCGAACTACCGCCGTCACGCCGTCGGGATCATGGCCCGCCGCACGCTCGGCTGGACCTGGGAGTCGTACCGCGGCAACGGCCGCAGCACTGAGGGAGTCGCATAA
- a CDS encoding (2Fe-2S)-binding protein: protein MRVNFTVNGRKQEADDVWEGESLLYVLRERMGLPGSKNACEQGECGSCTVRLDGVPVCSCLVAAGQVEGREVVTVEGLADFAQQRSASGCATGACGTTLQDARQWSAQGTDSQTGEGAELSPIQQAFIDAGAVQCGFCTPGLLVAADELLERNAEPSDADIREALSGNLCRCTGYEKILDAVRLAAARQEETV, encoded by the coding sequence ATGCGCGTGAACTTCACGGTCAACGGCCGCAAGCAGGAGGCCGACGATGTGTGGGAGGGCGAGAGCCTTCTCTACGTCCTGCGCGAGCGCATGGGTCTGCCCGGCTCCAAGAACGCCTGTGAGCAGGGCGAGTGCGGTTCCTGCACGGTCCGCCTCGACGGTGTCCCGGTCTGTTCCTGCCTCGTCGCCGCCGGCCAGGTCGAGGGCCGCGAGGTCGTGACGGTCGAGGGCCTCGCGGACTTCGCCCAGCAGCGCTCCGCGAGCGGCTGCGCGACCGGCGCCTGCGGGACGACCCTCCAGGACGCCCGTCAGTGGAGCGCCCAGGGCACCGACTCGCAGACAGGCGAAGGTGCCGAGCTCTCGCCCATCCAGCAGGCGTTCATCGACGCCGGCGCCGTCCAGTGCGGTTTCTGCACCCCCGGCCTGCTGGTCGCCGCCGACGAGCTGCTGGAGCGCAACGCCGAGCCGTCCGACGCGGACATCCGCGAGGCGCTCTCCGGCAACCTCTGCCGCTGCACCGGCTACGAGAAGATCCTCGACGCGGTGCGCCTCGCTGCGGCCCGCCAGGAAGAGACGGTCTGA
- a CDS encoding xanthine dehydrogenase family protein molybdopterin-binding subunit — MATTGTPTNITQGSKTKGGIGESTLRPDGTLKVTGEFAYSSDMWHEDMLWGHTLRSTVAHAEIRSIDVSEALAMSGVYAVLTYDDLPTEVKNYGLEIQDTPVLAHGKVRHHGEPVAIVAADHPETARRAAAKIKIDYAELPLITDEASATAPDAILVHENRDDHHIGHVPHPNIVHRQPIVRGDADEAAKRADVIVKGEYTFGMQDQAFLGPESGLAVPSEDGGVELYVATQWLHSDLRQIAPVLGLPEEKVRMTLSGVGGAFGGREDLSMQIHACLLALRTGKPVKIVYNRFESFFGHVHRHPAKLYYEHGATKDGKLTHMKCKIVLDGGAYASASPAVVGNASSLSVGPYVIEDVDIEAIALYSNNPPCGAMRGFGAVQACFAYEAQMDKLAAKLDMDPVEFRQLNAMEQGTLLPTGQPVDSPAPVAELLRRVKTRPLPPEQQWLAAGEQADVRALPGGLSNTTHGEGVVRGVGYAVGIKNVGFSEGFDDYSTARVRMEVVGGEPVATVHTAMAEVGQGGVTVHAQIARTELGVTQVTIQPADTQVGSAGSTSASRQTYVTGGAVKNTCENVREKVLEIGRRKFGSYHPAWATAELLLEGGKVVTDGGEVLADLVDVLEDEAVDLELEWRHRPTEAFDLRTGQGNGHVQYSFAAHRAVVEVDTELGLVKVVELAVAQDVGKALNPLSVVGQIQGGTTQGLGVAVMEEIIVDPKTAKVRNPSFTDYLIPTILDTPTIPVDVLELADDHAPYGLRGIGEAPTLSSTPAVLAAIRNATGLELNRTPVRPEHLTGT; from the coding sequence ATGGCCACGACTGGTACCCCCACGAACATCACCCAGGGCTCCAAGACCAAGGGCGGCATCGGCGAGTCGACGCTCCGCCCGGACGGCACCCTCAAGGTCACCGGAGAGTTCGCGTACTCCTCCGACATGTGGCACGAGGACATGCTCTGGGGCCACACCCTGCGCTCCACCGTGGCGCACGCCGAGATCCGGTCGATCGACGTCTCCGAGGCGCTCGCGATGTCCGGTGTCTACGCCGTGCTGACCTACGACGATCTGCCCACCGAGGTGAAGAACTACGGCCTGGAGATCCAGGACACCCCGGTTCTCGCCCACGGCAAGGTCCGCCACCACGGCGAGCCGGTGGCCATCGTCGCCGCCGACCACCCGGAGACCGCACGCCGCGCGGCCGCCAAGATCAAGATCGACTACGCCGAGCTGCCGCTCATCACCGACGAGGCGTCGGCGACCGCTCCGGACGCGATCCTGGTCCACGAGAACCGCGACGACCACCACATCGGCCATGTGCCGCACCCGAACATCGTGCACCGCCAGCCCATCGTGCGCGGCGACGCCGACGAGGCCGCGAAGCGCGCCGATGTGATCGTCAAGGGCGAGTACACCTTCGGCATGCAGGACCAGGCCTTCCTCGGCCCCGAGTCCGGCCTCGCGGTCCCGTCCGAGGACGGCGGCGTCGAGCTGTACGTCGCGACCCAGTGGCTGCACTCCGACCTGCGCCAGATCGCACCCGTACTCGGCCTGCCCGAGGAGAAGGTGCGGATGACACTCTCCGGCGTCGGCGGCGCGTTCGGCGGCCGCGAGGACCTGTCGATGCAGATCCACGCCTGTCTGCTGGCCCTGCGCACCGGCAAGCCCGTCAAGATCGTCTACAACCGTTTCGAGTCCTTCTTCGGGCACGTCCACCGGCACCCGGCGAAGCTCTACTACGAGCACGGCGCCACCAAGGACGGCAAGCTCACGCACATGAAGTGCAAGATCGTCCTGGACGGCGGCGCCTACGCCTCCGCCTCCCCGGCGGTCGTCGGCAACGCCTCCTCCCTCTCCGTCGGCCCCTACGTCATCGAGGACGTCGACATCGAGGCCATCGCCCTCTACTCCAACAACCCGCCCTGCGGCGCGATGCGCGGCTTCGGCGCGGTCCAGGCGTGCTTCGCCTACGAGGCGCAGATGGACAAGCTCGCCGCGAAACTGGACATGGACCCGGTGGAGTTCCGGCAGCTCAACGCCATGGAGCAGGGCACCCTGCTGCCGACCGGCCAGCCGGTCGACTCGCCGGCCCCGGTCGCCGAGCTGCTGCGCCGCGTCAAGACCAGGCCGCTCCCGCCCGAGCAGCAGTGGCTCGCGGCCGGTGAGCAGGCGGACGTCCGCGCGCTGCCCGGCGGTCTGTCCAACACCACCCACGGCGAAGGCGTCGTCCGCGGCGTCGGCTACGCGGTCGGCATCAAGAACGTCGGCTTCTCCGAGGGCTTCGACGACTACTCCACCGCCCGGGTGCGCATGGAGGTCGTGGGCGGCGAGCCCGTCGCGACCGTGCACACCGCCATGGCGGAGGTCGGTCAGGGCGGTGTCACCGTCCACGCGCAGATCGCCCGCACCGAGCTCGGTGTCACCCAGGTGACCATCCAGCCGGCCGACACCCAGGTCGGCTCCGCCGGATCGACGTCCGCGTCCCGCCAGACGTACGTCACCGGTGGCGCGGTCAAGAACACCTGCGAGAACGTGCGCGAGAAGGTCCTCGAGATCGGCCGCCGCAAGTTCGGCTCCTACCACCCCGCGTGGGCCACCGCCGAGCTGCTGCTCGAAGGCGGCAAGGTCGTCACCGACGGCGGCGAGGTCCTCGCCGACCTGGTGGACGTCCTCGAGGACGAGGCGGTCGACCTGGAGCTCGAATGGCGCCACCGGCCCACCGAGGCCTTCGACCTGCGCACCGGCCAGGGCAACGGCCACGTCCAGTACTCCTTCGCCGCGCACCGCGCGGTCGTCGAGGTCGACACCGAGCTCGGGCTCGTCAAGGTCGTCGAACTCGCGGTCGCCCAGGACGTCGGCAAGGCGCTCAACCCGCTGTCCGTCGTCGGCCAGATCCAGGGTGGAACCACCCAGGGACTGGGCGTGGCGGTCATGGAGGAGATCATCGTCGATCCGAAGACCGCGAAGGTGCGCAACCCCTCCTTCACGGACTATCTGATCCCCACCATCCTCGACACCCCGACCATCCCCGTCGATGTGCTCGAGCTCGCCGACGACCACGCGCCGTACGGCCTCCGTGGCATCGGTGAGGCCCCGACCCTGTCGTCCACCCCGGCCGTCCTCGCGGCGATCCGGAACGCGACGGGTCTCGAACTCAACAGGACGCCGGTACGTCCCGAACACCTCACCGGCACCTGA